A portion of the Carettochelys insculpta isolate YL-2023 chromosome 26, ASM3395843v1, whole genome shotgun sequence genome contains these proteins:
- the AMPD2 gene encoding AMP deaminase 2 isoform X2, which yields MSAGAAAPSRGKHPLQKRGSLQAPADLHGALGSRTLQSARSLPGTPHCLKQFPVDLRTSMDGKYKEIAEELFSRSLADSDMRSAPYEFPEDSPIEQLEERRQRLERQISQDVKLYKEQNEDLVDHLPKERDALLEGEFQRVTISGEETCGVPFTDLLDAAKSVVKALFIREKYMGLSLQSFCQTTARFLQELSGKPLETRLYEEVPETPVAADAPVHPPFTDQHPYETCCPETMPADLGFSLRMVSGVIHVYTKGDGTDRSPELDLPYPDLQEFITDMSVLMALIINGPIKSFCYRRLQYLSSKFQMHVLLNEMKELAAQKKVPHRDFYNIRKVDTHIHASSCMNQKHLLRFIKRTMKKHLDEIVHVEKGKEQTLKEVFESMNLTAYDLSVDTLDVHADRNTFHRFDKFNTKYNPIGESILREIFIKTDNRVSGKYFAHIIKEVMSDLEESKYQNAELRLSIYGRSRDEWDKLARWAVSHKVHSNNVRWLVQVPRLFDVYRTKKQLANFQEMLENIFLPLFEATIHPASHPELHLFLEHVDGFDSVDDESKPEHHIFNQDSPLPGAWVEEDNPPYSYYLYYMYANMTVLNHLRRKRGFHTFVLRPHCGEAGPIHHLVSAFMLSENISHGLLLRKAPVLQYLYYLAQIGIAMSPLSNNSLFLSYHRNPLPEYLSRGLMVSLSTDDPLQFHFTKEPLMEEYSIATQVWKLSSCDMCELARNSVLMSGFSHKVKSYWLGPNYLKEGSEGNDIRRTNVPDIRVSYRFETLCQELALITQAVQAAELETIQEEDALTMTSPLGAR from the exons ATGTCCGCCGGCGCCGCCGCCCCGTCCCGGGGCAAACACCCGCTGCAGAAGCGGGGCAGCCTGCAGGCCCCCGCCG ATCTCCATGGGGCGCTGGGCTCACGAACGCTGCAGTCTGCCCgctccctgccagggaccccgcacTGCCTGAAGCAATTCCCTGTCGACCTGCGCACCTCCATGGATGGCAAGTACAAGGAGATCGCCGAG GAGCTGTTCTCCCGCTCGCTGGCCGACAGCGACATGCGCAGCGCCCCGTACGAGTTCCCTGAGGACAGCCCCATCGAGCAGCTGGAGGAGCGACGCCAGCGGCTGGAGCGGCAGATCAGCCAGGATGTGAA GCTGTACAAGGAGCAGAACGAGGACCTGGTGGACCATCTCCCCAAGGAGCGGGATGCGCTGCTGGAGGGGGAGTTCCAGAGGGTCACCATCTCCGGGGAGGAGACGTGTGGG GTGCCCTTCACAGACCTGCTGGACGCGGCCAAGAGCGTGGTGAAGGCACTCTTCATCCGGGAGAAGTACATGGGGCTGTCCCTGCAGAGCTTCTGCCAGACCACGGCCCGCTTCCTGCAGGAGCTCTCCGGCAAGCCGCTGGAGACCCGGCTCTACGAGGAGGTCCCGGAGACGCCCGTGGCTGCTG ATGCCCCCGTCCACCCCCCCTTCACAGACCAGCACCCCTATGAGACCTGCTGCCCCGAGACCATGCCAGCCGACCTGGGCTTCAGTCTCCGCATGGTCAGTGGCGTCATCCACGTCTACACCAAGGGGGACGGCACGGACAG GAGCCCCGAGCTGGACCTGCCCTACCCGGATCTGCAGGAGTTCATCACCGACATGAGCGTCCTGATGGCGCTGATCATCAACGGCCCCAT CAAATCCTTCTGCTACCGGCGGCTGCAGTACCTGAGCTCCAAGTTCCAGATGCATGTCCTGCTCAACGAGATGAAGGAGCTGGCGGCTCAGAAGAAGGTCCCCCACCGGGACTTCTACAACATCCGCAAG GTGGACACGCACATCCACGCCTCGTCCTGCATGAACCAGAAGCACCTGCTGCGTTTCATCAAGCGCACCATGAAGAAGCACCTGGACGAGATCGTGCACGTGGAGAAGGGCAAGGAGCAGACCCTGaaggaggtctttgagtccatgAACCTCACTGCCTACGACCTCAGCGTGGACACGCTGGACGTCCATGCG GACCGGAACACCTTCCACCGCTTCGACAAGTTCAACACCAAGTACAACCCCATCGGGGAGTCCATCCTGCGCGAGATCTTCATCAAGACGGACAACCGGGTCTCGGGGAAGTACTTCGCCCACATCATCAAG GAGGTGATGTCTGACCTGGAGGAGAGTAAGTACCAGAACGCGGAGCTGCGGCTCTCCATCTACGGCCGCTCGCGCGACGAGTGGGACAAACTGGCCCGCTGGGCTGTGAGCCACAAGGTCCACTCCAACAACGTACGCTGGCTGGTGCAGGTGCCGCGCCTCTT TGACGTGTACCGCACCAAGAAGCAGCTGGCCAACTTCCAGGAGATGCTGGAGAATATTTTCCTGCCCCTGTTTGAAGCCACCAtccaccctgccagccacccgGAGCTGCACCTCTTCCTGGAGCAC GTGGACGGTTTTGACAGCGTGGACGACGAGTCCAAGCCGGAGCATCACATCTTCAACCAGGACAGCCCCCTGCCcggggcctgggtggaggaggaCAACCCCCCTTACTCCTACTACCTGTACTACATGTACGCCAACATGACGGTGCTCAACCACCTGCGCAG GAAGCGGGGCTTCCACACCTTCGTCCTGCGCCCTCACTGCGGGGAGGCGGGCCCCATCCACCACCTGGTGTCGGCCTTCATGCTGTCGGAGAACATCTCCCACGGGCTGCTGCTCCGCAAG GCACCTGTGCTGCAGTACCTCTACTACCTGGCCCAGATCGGCATCGCCATGTCCCCGCTCAGCAACAACAGCCTCTTCCTGAGCTACCACCGCAACCCGCTGCCCGAGTACCTGTCTCGCGGCCTCATGGTCTCGCTCTCCACCGACGACCCGCTGCAGTTCCACTTCACCAAG GAGCCCCTGATGGAAGAGTACAGCATTGCCACGCAGGTGTGGAAGCTCAGCTCCTGCGACATGTGCGAACTCGCGCGTAACAGCGTGCTCATGAGCGGCTTCTCCCACAAG GTGAAGAGCTACTGGCTGGGACCCAACTACCTGAAGGAGGGCTCGGAGGGCAACGACATCCGGCGTACCAACGTGCCGGACATCCGGGTGAGCTACCGCTTCGAGACGCTGTGCCAGGAGCTGGCGCTCATCACGCAGGCCGTGCAGGCGGCCGAGCTGGAGACCATCCAGGAAGAGGACGCCCTGACCATGACGTCCCCTCTGGGCGCTCGGTGA
- the AMPD2 gene encoding AMP deaminase 2 isoform X1, with amino-acid sequence MSAGAAAPSRGKHPLQKRGSLQAPADLHGALGSRTLQSARSLPGTPHCLKQFPVDLRTSMDGKYKEIAEELFSRSLADSDMRSAPYEFPEDSPIEQLEERRQRLERQISQDVKLEPDILLRAKQDFLKIDSAADLQLYKEQNEDLVDHLPKERDALLEGEFQRVTISGEETCGVPFTDLLDAAKSVVKALFIREKYMGLSLQSFCQTTARFLQELSGKPLETRLYEEVPETPVAADAPVHPPFTDQHPYETCCPETMPADLGFSLRMVSGVIHVYTKGDGTDRSPELDLPYPDLQEFITDMSVLMALIINGPIKSFCYRRLQYLSSKFQMHVLLNEMKELAAQKKVPHRDFYNIRKVDTHIHASSCMNQKHLLRFIKRTMKKHLDEIVHVEKGKEQTLKEVFESMNLTAYDLSVDTLDVHADRNTFHRFDKFNTKYNPIGESILREIFIKTDNRVSGKYFAHIIKEVMSDLEESKYQNAELRLSIYGRSRDEWDKLARWAVSHKVHSNNVRWLVQVPRLFDVYRTKKQLANFQEMLENIFLPLFEATIHPASHPELHLFLEHVDGFDSVDDESKPEHHIFNQDSPLPGAWVEEDNPPYSYYLYYMYANMTVLNHLRRKRGFHTFVLRPHCGEAGPIHHLVSAFMLSENISHGLLLRKAPVLQYLYYLAQIGIAMSPLSNNSLFLSYHRNPLPEYLSRGLMVSLSTDDPLQFHFTKEPLMEEYSIATQVWKLSSCDMCELARNSVLMSGFSHKVKSYWLGPNYLKEGSEGNDIRRTNVPDIRVSYRFETLCQELALITQAVQAAELETIQEEDALTMTSPLGAR; translated from the exons ATGTCCGCCGGCGCCGCCGCCCCGTCCCGGGGCAAACACCCGCTGCAGAAGCGGGGCAGCCTGCAGGCCCCCGCCG ATCTCCATGGGGCGCTGGGCTCACGAACGCTGCAGTCTGCCCgctccctgccagggaccccgcacTGCCTGAAGCAATTCCCTGTCGACCTGCGCACCTCCATGGATGGCAAGTACAAGGAGATCGCCGAG GAGCTGTTCTCCCGCTCGCTGGCCGACAGCGACATGCGCAGCGCCCCGTACGAGTTCCCTGAGGACAGCCCCATCGAGCAGCTGGAGGAGCGACGCCAGCGGCTGGAGCGGCAGATCAGCCAGGATGTGAA ACTAGAACCCGACATTTTACTCAGAGCCAAACAGGACTTCCTGAAAATAGACAGCGCCGCTGACTTGCA GCTGTACAAGGAGCAGAACGAGGACCTGGTGGACCATCTCCCCAAGGAGCGGGATGCGCTGCTGGAGGGGGAGTTCCAGAGGGTCACCATCTCCGGGGAGGAGACGTGTGGG GTGCCCTTCACAGACCTGCTGGACGCGGCCAAGAGCGTGGTGAAGGCACTCTTCATCCGGGAGAAGTACATGGGGCTGTCCCTGCAGAGCTTCTGCCAGACCACGGCCCGCTTCCTGCAGGAGCTCTCCGGCAAGCCGCTGGAGACCCGGCTCTACGAGGAGGTCCCGGAGACGCCCGTGGCTGCTG ATGCCCCCGTCCACCCCCCCTTCACAGACCAGCACCCCTATGAGACCTGCTGCCCCGAGACCATGCCAGCCGACCTGGGCTTCAGTCTCCGCATGGTCAGTGGCGTCATCCACGTCTACACCAAGGGGGACGGCACGGACAG GAGCCCCGAGCTGGACCTGCCCTACCCGGATCTGCAGGAGTTCATCACCGACATGAGCGTCCTGATGGCGCTGATCATCAACGGCCCCAT CAAATCCTTCTGCTACCGGCGGCTGCAGTACCTGAGCTCCAAGTTCCAGATGCATGTCCTGCTCAACGAGATGAAGGAGCTGGCGGCTCAGAAGAAGGTCCCCCACCGGGACTTCTACAACATCCGCAAG GTGGACACGCACATCCACGCCTCGTCCTGCATGAACCAGAAGCACCTGCTGCGTTTCATCAAGCGCACCATGAAGAAGCACCTGGACGAGATCGTGCACGTGGAGAAGGGCAAGGAGCAGACCCTGaaggaggtctttgagtccatgAACCTCACTGCCTACGACCTCAGCGTGGACACGCTGGACGTCCATGCG GACCGGAACACCTTCCACCGCTTCGACAAGTTCAACACCAAGTACAACCCCATCGGGGAGTCCATCCTGCGCGAGATCTTCATCAAGACGGACAACCGGGTCTCGGGGAAGTACTTCGCCCACATCATCAAG GAGGTGATGTCTGACCTGGAGGAGAGTAAGTACCAGAACGCGGAGCTGCGGCTCTCCATCTACGGCCGCTCGCGCGACGAGTGGGACAAACTGGCCCGCTGGGCTGTGAGCCACAAGGTCCACTCCAACAACGTACGCTGGCTGGTGCAGGTGCCGCGCCTCTT TGACGTGTACCGCACCAAGAAGCAGCTGGCCAACTTCCAGGAGATGCTGGAGAATATTTTCCTGCCCCTGTTTGAAGCCACCAtccaccctgccagccacccgGAGCTGCACCTCTTCCTGGAGCAC GTGGACGGTTTTGACAGCGTGGACGACGAGTCCAAGCCGGAGCATCACATCTTCAACCAGGACAGCCCCCTGCCcggggcctgggtggaggaggaCAACCCCCCTTACTCCTACTACCTGTACTACATGTACGCCAACATGACGGTGCTCAACCACCTGCGCAG GAAGCGGGGCTTCCACACCTTCGTCCTGCGCCCTCACTGCGGGGAGGCGGGCCCCATCCACCACCTGGTGTCGGCCTTCATGCTGTCGGAGAACATCTCCCACGGGCTGCTGCTCCGCAAG GCACCTGTGCTGCAGTACCTCTACTACCTGGCCCAGATCGGCATCGCCATGTCCCCGCTCAGCAACAACAGCCTCTTCCTGAGCTACCACCGCAACCCGCTGCCCGAGTACCTGTCTCGCGGCCTCATGGTCTCGCTCTCCACCGACGACCCGCTGCAGTTCCACTTCACCAAG GAGCCCCTGATGGAAGAGTACAGCATTGCCACGCAGGTGTGGAAGCTCAGCTCCTGCGACATGTGCGAACTCGCGCGTAACAGCGTGCTCATGAGCGGCTTCTCCCACAAG GTGAAGAGCTACTGGCTGGGACCCAACTACCTGAAGGAGGGCTCGGAGGGCAACGACATCCGGCGTACCAACGTGCCGGACATCCGGGTGAGCTACCGCTTCGAGACGCTGTGCCAGGAGCTGGCGCTCATCACGCAGGCCGTGCAGGCGGCCGAGCTGGAGACCATCCAGGAAGAGGACGCCCTGACCATGACGTCCCCTCTGGGCGCTCGGTGA